From Haloglomus litoreum, the proteins below share one genomic window:
- a CDS encoding potassium channel family protein gives MTETLHIIIAGGGEVGLGAARVLDDRGHNVTIIEPDPSRADYLSDAYVGTVIEGDAARPSVLAQANLERSDVVAALTDDEASNFAVCMAAQRMATVRTVLRTSAPPGEEYDAFVDGTVFPEAFGARAAANEITGAGVRAIEEIGGELGLEIVEVEVTEAAPAAGRSLQEVSFPRGSLIIADAAGGRIGGPDTVLEPGVRYLVAMEADVADEIMNLLRG, from the coding sequence ATGACAGAGACACTCCACATCATCATCGCGGGTGGCGGCGAGGTCGGTCTCGGCGCCGCGCGCGTCCTGGACGACCGCGGGCACAACGTGACCATCATCGAACCCGACCCGTCGCGGGCGGACTACCTCAGCGACGCCTACGTCGGCACCGTCATCGAGGGGGATGCCGCCCGGCCGAGCGTCCTCGCACAGGCGAACCTGGAGCGCAGCGACGTGGTCGCGGCGCTCACCGACGACGAGGCCTCGAACTTCGCGGTCTGCATGGCCGCCCAGCGCATGGCCACCGTCCGGACCGTCCTGCGGACCTCGGCGCCGCCCGGCGAGGAGTACGACGCCTTCGTCGACGGCACCGTCTTCCCGGAGGCGTTCGGCGCCCGCGCGGCGGCCAACGAGATCACCGGCGCCGGCGTCCGCGCCATCGAGGAGATCGGCGGCGAGCTCGGCCTGGAGATCGTCGAGGTCGAGGTGACCGAGGCGGCCCCCGCCGCGGGTCGGAGCCTGCAGGAGGTGTCGTTCCCGCGGGGGAGCCTCATCATCGCCGACGCCGCGGGCGGCCGGATCGGCGGCCCCGACACGGTGCTCGAACCGGGTGTCCGCTACCTCGTCGCGATGGAGGCCGACGTGGCCGACGAGATCATGAACCTCCTGCGGGGGTGA
- a CDS encoding ribbon-helix-helix domain-containing protein — MPKISVEMPQELLDDLDEHVGDDGKFVNRSDAIRASVRKTLDVLDEIDARHGRLDEEE; from the coding sequence ATGCCCAAGATATCCGTCGAGATGCCCCAGGAACTGCTCGATGACTTGGACGAGCACGTCGGCGACGACGGGAAGTTCGTCAACCGGAGCGACGCCATCCGCGCCTCCGTGCGGAAGACGCTGGACGTGCTGGACGAGATCGACGCCCGGCACGGGCGGCTCGACGAGGAGGAGTGA
- a CDS encoding 23S rRNA (uridine(2552)-2'-O)-methyltransferase, translated as MTGKDEYYNRAKQEGYRSRAAYKLQQLDEEAGLLSQGDIVVDLGAAPGGWLQVAAQRVGASGKVVGVDLQNVRNLSEDEAGSGDGAAHVETVRGDMTEADTRERVGELVGEGGADIVLSDMAPNMSGEYDLDHARSVHLARQAFETALTVLPAGGDLVVKVFDGRDLDDLKQDIDAEFEYVREVRPPASRDASSELYLVAKNRITAPVRAGDEVVVEVSDEGAEGDGIARIEGFTLFVPGTAVGDEVRVRVEEVKPRFGFAEVTERDPDEE; from the coding sequence ATGACGGGCAAGGACGAGTACTACAACCGCGCCAAGCAGGAGGGCTATCGCTCCCGAGCGGCGTACAAGCTCCAGCAGCTCGACGAGGAGGCCGGCCTCCTCTCGCAGGGGGACATCGTCGTCGACCTCGGGGCGGCGCCGGGCGGCTGGCTGCAGGTCGCCGCCCAGCGCGTCGGTGCGAGCGGCAAGGTCGTCGGCGTCGACCTCCAGAACGTCCGGAACCTCTCGGAGGACGAGGCCGGCAGCGGCGACGGCGCCGCCCACGTCGAGACCGTCCGCGGGGACATGACCGAGGCCGACACCCGCGAGCGGGTGGGGGAGCTGGTCGGCGAGGGTGGCGCCGACATCGTCCTCTCGGACATGGCGCCGAACATGAGCGGGGAGTACGACCTCGACCACGCCCGGTCGGTCCATCTCGCGCGGCAGGCGTTCGAGACGGCGCTGACGGTGCTGCCGGCGGGCGGCGACCTCGTGGTGAAGGTGTTCGACGGGCGCGACCTCGACGACCTCAAGCAGGACATCGACGCGGAGTTCGAGTACGTCCGCGAGGTCCGCCCGCCCGCCTCCCGCGATGCGTCCTCCGAGCTCTACCTCGTGGCGAAGAACCGCATCACGGCGCCGGTTCGGGCCGGCGACGAGGTCGTCGTCGAGGTGAGCGACGAGGGCGCGGAGGGCGACGGGATCGCCCGCATCGAGGGGTTCACGCTGTTCGTCCCCGGGACCGCGGTGGGCGACGAGGTGCGGGTGCGCGTCGAGGAGGTGAAGCCGCGGTTCGGCTTCGCCGAGGTCACCGAGCGCGACCCCGACGAGGAGTAG
- a CDS encoding VOC family protein: MTDEPAVSGVDHVELFVSDAEAAADWYERVLGVTRASAFAEWWETGQGPLMLSVDDTTKLALFERKTASRGGDVSPHRVAFGIDGDGFLSFLDDLDGLGLTDRHGDAVTRADAVDHGLSYSLYFTDPDGNWLELTTNDHDVVAADLA, encoded by the coding sequence ATGACAGACGAGCCCGCGGTCTCGGGCGTGGACCACGTGGAACTGTTCGTCAGCGACGCGGAGGCGGCCGCCGACTGGTACGAGCGCGTGCTGGGGGTCACGCGGGCGTCGGCGTTCGCGGAGTGGTGGGAGACGGGGCAGGGGCCGCTGATGCTGTCGGTCGACGACACGACGAAACTGGCGCTGTTCGAGCGCAAGACGGCCAGCCGCGGCGGGGACGTGAGTCCACACCGTGTCGCCTTCGGTATCGACGGTGACGGGTTCCTGTCGTTCCTCGACGACCTGGACGGCCTCGGCCTGACCGACCGTCACGGCGACGCGGTCACGAGGGCCGACGCCGTCGACCACGGCCTCTCGTACTCGCTGTACTTCACCGACCCCGACGGCAACTGGCTCGAACTGACGACGAACGACCACGACGTGGTGGCCGCCGATCTGGCGTGA
- a CDS encoding sensor histidine kinase — protein sequence MGNDTRTGGEEAAVGELLPPEGELREGILEISPVPIAILDSDRKVVLANDRAKQELGLSEDELLGLSTDDSSLSAVDEDGEPVGADEGITTDILETGESVQNRVYRIDMPTGDAIWLSISGTPLLDDDGAVEHIVLAFENITERKERERRFDAVFNHTYQFTGLMEPDGTLIEANETALQFVGAEREEVVGVHLAEAPWITDDNRDRVRDAVDRAREGEFVRFEMEINSAGDADTVPIDFSLKPFTDEYGDVTLLIPEGRDITELKEREHELAEKTEELERTVDRLERTNAELEQFAYVASHDLQEPLRMISSYLDLLELEYEDALDEEAHEYIEYAVDGADRMREMIDDLLAFSRVQTREEEFEVRPVEAVLNEARDNLALAIEEADATITHDDLPTMAVDAHQLRQLFQNLLDNAISYAGDDPPRVHVGATEHDDHWEFAVADEGVGIPEEEQDRIFDIFMRGAGTEEGGSGIGLAICKRVVENHGGRIWVESEAGEGTTFRFTLAKEPAGNGGVAA from the coding sequence GTGGGGAACGACACACGCACAGGTGGGGAGGAAGCCGCGGTCGGGGAGCTGCTCCCCCCCGAGGGGGAGCTCCGGGAGGGGATCCTCGAGATCAGTCCCGTCCCCATCGCCATCCTCGATTCCGACCGGAAGGTGGTCCTCGCCAACGACCGGGCGAAGCAGGAACTGGGACTCTCGGAGGACGAACTCCTCGGTCTGAGCACGGACGACTCGTCGCTCTCGGCCGTCGACGAGGACGGCGAGCCGGTCGGCGCGGACGAGGGCATCACCACCGACATCCTGGAGACGGGGGAGTCGGTTCAGAACCGGGTCTACCGCATCGACATGCCGACCGGGGACGCCATCTGGCTCTCCATCAGCGGGACGCCCCTGCTGGACGACGACGGCGCGGTCGAGCACATCGTCCTGGCCTTCGAGAACATCACCGAGCGCAAGGAGCGCGAGCGCCGGTTCGACGCCGTCTTCAACCACACCTACCAGTTCACGGGCCTGATGGAGCCCGACGGCACGCTCATCGAGGCCAACGAGACCGCGCTCCAGTTCGTCGGTGCCGAGCGCGAGGAGGTCGTCGGCGTCCACCTCGCGGAGGCACCCTGGATCACCGACGACAACCGTGACCGGGTCCGGGATGCGGTCGACCGGGCCCGCGAGGGGGAGTTCGTCCGGTTCGAGATGGAGATCAACAGCGCGGGCGACGCCGACACCGTCCCCATCGACTTCTCGCTCAAGCCGTTCACCGACGAGTACGGGGACGTGACCCTGCTCATCCCCGAGGGGCGGGACATCACGGAGCTGAAGGAACGCGAGCACGAGCTGGCCGAGAAGACCGAGGAGTTAGAGCGCACGGTCGACCGGCTCGAGCGGACGAACGCCGAGCTGGAGCAGTTCGCCTACGTCGCCTCGCACGACCTGCAGGAGCCGCTCCGGATGATCTCCAGCTACCTCGACCTGCTGGAGCTGGAGTACGAGGACGCGCTCGACGAGGAGGCCCACGAGTACATCGAGTACGCCGTCGACGGGGCCGACCGGATGCGCGAGATGATCGACGACCTGCTGGCGTTCTCGCGGGTCCAGACCCGGGAGGAGGAGTTCGAGGTCCGTCCGGTCGAGGCGGTGCTGAACGAGGCCCGGGACAACCTCGCGCTGGCCATCGAGGAGGCAGACGCCACCATCACGCACGACGACCTCCCGACGATGGCCGTCGACGCCCACCAGCTCCGGCAGCTGTTCCAGAACCTGCTCGACAACGCCATCAGCTACGCCGGCGACGACCCCCCGCGGGTCCACGTCGGCGCGACCGAACACGACGACCACTGGGAGTTCGCCGTCGCGGACGAGGGTGTCGGCATCCCCGAGGAGGAGCAGGACCGCATCTTCGACATCTTCATGCGGGGAGCCGGGACCGAGGAGGGCGGCAGCGGCATCGGGCTGGCCATCTGCAAGCGGGTCGTCGAGAACCACGGCGGGCGCATCTGGGTCGAGTCCGAGGCCGGGGAGGGGACGACCTTCCGGTTCACCCTCGCGAAGGAGCCCGCCGGCAACGGGGGTGTCGCCGCGTGA
- a CDS encoding response regulator, with the protein MTPGERGNPIEILLVEDNPGDVRLTRKAFEDAGLVNNLHVVNDGVSAMEYLRQEGEYADSERPDMVLLDLNLPRKSGEDVLADIKHDEELKRIPVVILTSSDAEEDMIRTYNEHANAYLTKPVDFQGFLDVVGRVEGFWISVVEFPPD; encoded by the coding sequence GTGACGCCCGGCGAGCGGGGCAATCCGATCGAGATCCTGCTGGTGGAGGACAACCCCGGCGACGTCCGGCTCACCCGGAAGGCGTTCGAGGACGCCGGGCTCGTCAACAACCTCCACGTCGTCAACGACGGCGTGTCGGCCATGGAGTACCTCCGGCAGGAGGGCGAGTACGCCGACTCCGAGCGGCCGGATATGGTGCTGCTGGACCTGAACCTCCCGCGCAAGAGCGGGGAGGACGTGCTGGCCGACATCAAGCACGACGAGGAGCTCAAGCGCATCCCGGTGGTCATCCTCACCTCCTCCGACGCCGAGGAGGACATGATCAGGACGTACAACGAGCACGCGAACGCCTACCTCACGAAGCCGGTCGACTTCCAGGGGTTCCTGGACGTCGTGGGCCGGGTCGAGGGGTTCTGGATCTCCGTCGTCGAGTTCCCCCCTGACTGA
- a CDS encoding sensor histidine kinase yields the protein MSGGTNRGPGDSPAPDVDQDEALGFGDRPLQVLLVEDNPADANLIETHLDRAPGGELGTDLSLTHVERLTAALERLESERFDVVLLDLGLPESTGIETLERVLEDFPGVPVVVLTGLQNREVAVEAIRAGAQDYLNKNEHIEGPMLARAIRYAVERKAREKQLELRTERLGEFAELISHELRNPLSIATGYIQLARDGATEPGAALEEVDDALDRIDTLVDKLHQLTSLSTAEGVAPVDLDTTVRESWASVSTAEATLKLSDTLPTVAANPDRIRSLFDQLFRNAIEHAGDDVTVEVGSLPSDDGFFLADDGPGIPPEERGDLFEHGSTGGADPRFGLTIVRNVAEDHGWEVRALESASGGARFEIAGLSNTLTELRRNAAGIGRN from the coding sequence ATGAGTGGGGGGACGAACCGGGGGCCGGGGGACTCGCCCGCTCCCGACGTGGACCAGGACGAGGCGCTCGGCTTCGGCGACCGGCCGCTCCAGGTGCTGCTGGTGGAGGACAACCCCGCCGACGCGAACCTCATCGAGACGCATCTGGACCGGGCGCCCGGGGGGGAACTCGGGACGGACCTGTCGCTCACGCACGTCGAGCGACTGACCGCGGCGCTCGAACGCCTCGAGTCCGAGCGGTTCGACGTCGTGCTGCTGGACCTCGGGCTCCCGGAGAGCACCGGCATCGAGACCCTGGAGCGCGTGCTGGAGGACTTCCCCGGCGTCCCGGTGGTCGTGCTGACCGGGCTCCAGAACCGCGAGGTCGCCGTCGAGGCCATCCGTGCGGGGGCCCAGGACTACCTCAACAAGAACGAGCACATCGAGGGGCCGATGCTGGCGCGTGCCATCCGGTACGCGGTCGAGCGGAAGGCCCGCGAGAAACAGCTCGAGCTCCGGACAGAGCGGCTCGGGGAGTTCGCCGAGCTCATCTCCCACGAGCTCCGGAACCCGCTGAGCATCGCGACGGGGTACATCCAGCTCGCACGCGACGGCGCGACCGAGCCCGGAGCGGCGCTGGAGGAGGTCGACGACGCCCTCGACCGCATCGACACCCTGGTCGACAAGCTCCACCAGCTCACCTCGTTGAGCACCGCCGAGGGGGTCGCCCCGGTCGACCTGGACACGACGGTACGCGAGAGCTGGGCGTCGGTCAGCACCGCCGAGGCAACGCTGAAGCTGTCCGACACCCTGCCGACGGTCGCGGCGAACCCGGACCGCATCCGCTCGCTGTTCGACCAGCTGTTCCGCAACGCCATCGAGCACGCCGGCGACGACGTGACCGTCGAGGTCGGCTCGCTGCCCTCCGACGACGGCTTCTTCCTGGCCGACGACGGCCCGGGCATCCCGCCCGAGGAGCGCGGCGACCTGTTCGAGCACGGCTCGACCGGCGGGGCCGACCCGCGCTTCGGCCTCACCATCGTCCGCAACGTCGCCGAGGACCACGGCTGGGAGGTGCGTGCGCTCGAGAGCGCCTCCGGCGGCGCTCGCTTCGAGATCGCCGGGCTCTCGAACACGCTGACGGAGCTCCGACGGAACGCCGCGGGCATCGGTCGGAACTGA
- a CDS encoding DNA polymerase sliding clamp, translated as MFKAIVNADTLESALDSVSVLVDECKINLNEDGLAIRAVDPANVGMVDLTLDADAFESYETDGGVIGVNLARLEEFVGMADSGQLVQLELDEETRKLHIQIEGLEGTLALIDPDSIRQEPDLPDLDLPAEIVVEGKDIDRAVKAADMVSDHIALGVDVDEDVFYVEAEGDTDDVHLTLTREDLIDLEAGEARSLFSLDYLKDMNKAIPSDAEVRMELGEEFPVKMHFDIAEGKGKITYMLAPRIQSD; from the coding sequence ATGTTCAAGGCCATCGTGAACGCGGACACGCTGGAGTCCGCACTGGACTCCGTCAGCGTGCTCGTCGACGAGTGCAAGATCAACCTCAACGAGGACGGACTGGCCATCCGCGCGGTGGACCCGGCGAACGTGGGGATGGTGGACCTCACGCTGGACGCCGACGCCTTCGAGTCCTACGAGACCGACGGCGGCGTCATCGGCGTCAACCTCGCACGCCTGGAGGAGTTCGTGGGGATGGCGGACTCCGGGCAACTGGTGCAGCTCGAACTCGACGAGGAGACCCGCAAGCTCCACATCCAGATCGAGGGCCTGGAGGGGACGCTCGCGCTCATCGACCCCGACTCCATCCGCCAGGAGCCCGACCTCCCGGACCTGGACCTCCCCGCCGAGATCGTCGTCGAGGGCAAGGACATCGACCGCGCGGTCAAGGCCGCCGACATGGTCTCCGACCACATCGCGCTCGGGGTCGACGTCGACGAGGACGTCTTCTACGTCGAGGCCGAGGGCGACACCGACGACGTCCACCTCACCCTGACCCGCGAGGACCTCATCGACCTGGAGGCCGGCGAGGCCCGCTCGCTGTTCTCGCTGGACTACCTCAAGGACATGAACAAGGCCATCCCCAGCGACGCCGAGGTCCGGATGGAACTGGGTGAGGAGTTCCCCGTCAAGATGCACTTCGATATCGCGGAAGGGAAGGGTAAAATTACTTACATGCTCGCGCCGCGCATCCAGAGCGACTGA